A genomic window from Elaeis guineensis isolate ETL-2024a chromosome 3, EG11, whole genome shotgun sequence includes:
- the LOC105041809 gene encoding 26S proteasome non-ATPase regulatory subunit 11 homolog, whose protein sequence is MSSAMQASYLPATTDSIAQALEAKDPSESISILYRVLENPASSPEALRIKEQAISNLTELLTQEKKAEELRTLLTQLRPFFSLIPKAKTAKIVRGIIDAVAKIPGTSDLQISLCKEMVEWTRAEKRTFLRQRVEARLAALLMENKEYSEALTLLTGLIKEVRRLDDKLLLVDIDLLESKLHFSLRNLPKAKAALTAARTAANAIYVPPAQQGTIDLQSGILHAEEKDYKTAYSYFFEAFEAFNALEDPRAVFSLKYMLLCKIMVNQADDVAGIISSKAGLHYVGPDLDAMKAVADAHSKRSLKLFETALRDYRSQLEEDPIVHRHLSSLYDTLLEQNLCRLIEPYSRVEIAHVAEMIELPVDHVEKKLSQMILDKKFAGTLDQGAGCLIIFEDPKSDAIFPATLETIANIGKVVDSLYVRSARIMA, encoded by the coding sequence ATGTCTTCAGCAATGCAAGCATCATATCTTCCTGCTACCACAGATTCAATAGCACAGGCCCTAGAGGCAAAAGATCCTTCTGAGTCTATTTCTATTCTCTACCGTGTTCTTGAAAACCCTGCATCTTCCCCAGAAGCATTGCGTATTAAAGAACAGGCAATTTCAAATCTCACCGAACTACTCACACAAGAAAAGAAAGCTGAAGAGTTGAGAACTCTTCTGACCCAACTCAGACCCTTCTTCTCTTTAATTCCCAAGGCAAAAACTGCAAAAATTGTGAGAGGGATCATAGATGCAGTTGCCAAGATACCAGGAACCTCTGATCTGCAAATCTCTCTCTGCAAGGAGATGGTGGAATGGACCCGTGCAGAGAAGCGTACATTTCTCAGGCAACGAGTTGAGGCAAGGCTTGCAGCTCTCTTAATGGAAAACAAAGAATATTCCGAAGCTCTAACTCTTCTTACTGGCCTGATCAAGGAGGTTAGAAGATTGGATGATAAACTTCTTCTAGTGGACATTGACCTTTTAGAAAGCAAGCTTCATTTTTCACTGAGAAATTTGCCGAAAGCCAAAGCTGCATTAACTGCTGCAAGAACAGCTGCTAATGCCATTTACGTTCCTCCGGCACAGCAGGGAACAATAGATCTTCAGAGTGGGATACTTCATGCAGAAGAGAAGGATTATAAAACTGCATACAGTTACTTCTTTGAAGCATTTGAAGCTTTCAATGCACTTGAGGATCCTCGAGCAGTTTTTAGCCTTAAATACATGCTGCTGTGCAAGATAATGGTTAACCAGGCTGATGATGTTGCAGGCATTATCTCTTCCAAGGCTGGTTTGCATTATGTGGGTCCTGATTTGGATGCTATGAAAGCTGTTGCTGATGCACACTCCAAAcgatcattaaaactctttgaaaCTGCTCTTCGAGATTACAGGTCTCAGTTGGAGGAAGACCCAATTGTTCACAGACATCTATCATCTTTATATGATACACTTTTGGAGCAGAATCTATGCAGGTTGATCGAGCCTTACTCAAGGGTGGAGATTGCACATGTTGCAGAGATGATTGAGTTGCCTGTGGATCATGTGGAGAAGAAGCTTTCTCAGATGATACTTGATAAGAAGTTTGCAGGGACTCTTGATCAGGGTGCTGGTTGCCTTATCATCTTTGAAGATCCAAAGTCTGATGCTATTTTTCCCGCAACACTCGAAACAATTGCCAACATTGGCAAGGTCGTGGACAGCCTTTATGTGAGGTCAGCTCGGATCATGGCCTAA